CCTCGGTCAAGGTGTACCTGAGGGAAAAGTGGGACATATTAATATGACACCTGTTCTGCAAATTATTCTCACATTCTCTGACTTACTCAAAACATTatgtattttcaaaatattctCTAGTTTATTCTCTGCATCTGCCTCTGcctcttttttcttctcctcctgACATCCCCTTCTACTTAATGCTTGTGTTGTGTCTCTTATCCCTTCATACAattgtttcttgttttaattGATTGTGTCTGTGCTTTACTTCATGACATAaacagcatattttattaactcaTGACACCATTAGCATGTGCTTCATTTGTCCCTTACCTCCTTCCCCTatccctttctttcttttcctgtACACACAGAGCTCCCTCATTGAATGAGACTCTTCGACCACTGGAGGCCGTGCACAAAAATCTCTCTGATTCCACATCCCGCAGACCCGAGGCTGACAGAGACTCTGCATCCTCAACACGGATAGTTATTTCTGTGTGTCAAAAGCCAAGAGTCAGCAAACTGAACTGGAAGACAAAAGGCATTGACCAACACTTAGAAATCTATCTTACCATGGGTGGGTTGAGAATCATCCACATATGAGGTGTTTGTTTTCTCTGCATCATCACTGGGTCTACAGAAAAGGCAAAACATATTAGTGAGCAACACAGATAACAACACTCTCTAACACTGCATAACAAGTTCAACAACCATGATCCATGTACTCAACCAAAAAAACTAATTCAGACAATTTTTACCTGGAGAGTCTGAGGCGGGTGTCACAACAGCGTCTGCACAGGATCAGAACCCCGGTGAGGAGAAGAAGTGTCCCCCCAATGAATACTGAGAGCAGAACCAGAAGTAACACGTACCCATCCTGAGTGGGTGAGCTAGGGGCAACCTGTAGAAACACAAGGAGAACATTATAAGTCATGGCTACATGCCAAAACATTTCTCCTGTGTGTGCAGTCTCACATTTTTTGCTATCAAGTCACTTTTGGTGGCTTGGTTATCCATTAATTTATCATCCTAAACCTGGGAGCTTCCATGCTTCCGATCAATAgtagacaatatattttatttataactatTCCAACCACCAAGTTTCATTTACAAACAGAGAGAagcatttgtattttgtattactaTGCCCATGGTGAACTGTTTTTGAGGGGTGGAAGACATTTAATAATTTGATAGAAcagattttgtatgttttgcaaTGGGCATGATCCACAACCTCAACTCAAGATCTTCAGGTTATAGTCCATGGTAGGACAAGAAAAAGTAATTACCAAGCATTACAGCACTTCAAAACTTATATATTTTGCAGACATCTATTTTAAATGTGACATTTCTGTAACATATTATTTATGAtaataacatttacatattttctaCATAACATGGAACTCGTATTTCTACACTTATTTCTAGGTGATATTCAAAAGCAAGATTAGCAACTAATCAAGAAGGTGAAAAACTCAGCTCTATATTGGAAAGTATAGTGTATAATACAAAGTATGGTTCAAGGGAAAGGGAATTCCATCTTTTTAGAATTTTGGGTATGGTTTGCACACAATGCAGTAATACCTGAGTACCAGGAGTGTGCTTCCTATATACTACGTTTGGCTAAAGACCATTGAATGGAGCCTTTTACATGCATTGTTTGTGTATACTTCACCTTTCTGCTCAGAATTATTGACCTACACCAGGGTCTTATGGGCATCCAATAGACTGACATGTTTGGCCTTCGTTAGTCATTGgtaaaaagataatattttttttagacagtGGTCGTTACCGTGGAAGTGTCAGTTATATTCTCCCATGCAGGTGACTCATAGCTCATGATCTGACACCTGCAAAGGAAGATTGAGAAAACAGTGAGACTTGAATTAAATTATGGGCAGCGAGCAGGGGAAGAACATCAGTAGGTAGAGAATAATGGCTGAAATGGTTGAGGGGCCAAGAGATACCAAGCATTTGTATGATGAGATTAAGAAACAAGAAGATGGGAGATCCATATTCCAAAGTGGACAGTGGCAATTCCACTAatattcacacatatacatctCCAATACTGAATTTCAAAAATATAGACAGCGCGTTTGTAATCTTATCCCAAAAAGcaagtatataatatgtatgtctCTAAATAGACTTTGGTAGAAGTTTGCTGTAAATGAAGGTTAACAACTATGAACCAACAACTTTTACATACAGATATCCCATCAACCAATCATGCAAATATTCagctaaataacattttatgaatTTTAATAGCAAAGCCTCAATGCCAGCTAAATCACATCTAGCTGATGGCTAAATAATATTCCGCTGATGCCAATCTGATGCCAACGTAATGAGAAACATAAATAGTGGACGGGCAGTAGTCATTAACCACCCAGACAGTATCCTCAGCATTTATCTGTGCATTCCCCGGCTGGTGATCTGCACACAGACAAGGCAAGTATTTTCCCAGTCCTGTCTAAAGTACTGACCCAGTCGGGCTCATTAAGACTGAATCGAAaacattttcagcatgcatTTCAGGCAGTGTGTATAGCCTCAGCCAAACCTAGATATTACATGGGCACGTCTTGGGTATGATGCCACAGACGAGGCTAGGGTATGGGCATCCCTCTCATGACAGACGGGCAGCGCCCAGAAAATACCTGGGTATAAAGATGCCTACATAATGGTGATCTCACATGCAATTAATGcacaaacaaaagtaaaatactCAGGCATTAGTCCAATAACATCAAACAGcccagtataataataataccgtaataataataataacccctaTCCTCAAGCAATGCCCATAAGATACCTGGGTAGCAGTCCCCATAACAACCAAGCGGTGCCCAGCTGTAACGTTACGCTTCTTCTTCTcatgccccctcccccccatccTCCACCAGCGGCGGCACGGTGCCCGGTGCCCGGTTCTTACCTCCGGGTCCAGCTCCGAGCTGCAGCTCCGTCACCGGCCTGAGGATTTATGAATGAAGCCCGGAGAGTTATCCCCGCCCACTCCCGGGACCACGTGACTCGACAGGCTGCAGACGGGAGAAGAGAGAAGGATGCTCAGTGTATCTTGATAGCGAGGAAGGGGTGGGCATGATTAAATCAAAGGGGTCTCACACCGGTAATTATTCATAAACTGACACAGATAAGGCACATAGAATGATATTTCTAAGATGGGGAACTCTCTGCCCtactatacatgtacacacacatatacaggaaTTACCCATATGATTCATTGGAAGCATATATTTCTCTTACAGTAATGTGCATTATTGTgtgcaatataaataataccaataaCGTGAAGTGGAGTATTAACACACATCATAGATGCTCTGCAAGCAAGCAGTGAGTAATGGGGTGCAGTATTGGCAGAGGGGACAGTAAGTGAGTCATTATAGCTCTGTGTAGTTATTTATAGGCTGTGGCAAATGGGGAGAGGAGGTAGGCAAGGAGAATGACAAGTGGGAGCAAAAATATTGAGAACTAGTAGCAGAAGGGGAAGGATTAAAGGAAAATGAGAGCTAAGGAATGAAGAAAGATTATAATGAAAATGAGAGCAATGCCTGGCACCTACAGTGACATAATAACTGAGAGAGAGATATAACATGCAGTGATATATAATACCATGCAATAATATACCGTAACACAGGGCTGAAATTACTCAGCCTAGTGTAATAACACGCAGGGCCGTggaataaaagtcagaaaatacTTCAATGGTTAGCAAATGTATAAACTGGTAATTGTAGCACAATATCACgctgtgataataataatggaggTGGGGAGCCATCAAGTGTAAAGTGATAACATGCAGAGACTACTTGCATATACTGACAAGAAGGAATGGCTGACCTTGGTGTGTGCAGAACCACACTGGGGTAACTGGGATAGTTCTCCATAAATGTTACTCTTTAAGTTTTAATACATTAGTTGCTCATCTGCTGGCTACTGACCAATTCTCTCCAttagaataacattttaaaagttgTGAGCAAAGAAACACTTTTGTAGGTTACTCTTGGAAGCAGGGAAAAGCTCAGCAAATTACATTTACTGAGCTTTGGAGGGATCGCCCCATGGGGCCTGGGGGTGTCAAGTAAAGCCAAGAGCCCTGCAAGCCACAGCCGGACTGGCAATGATGAGGTCCGCAGACACTTTGACGCCAGCGGTTGTCAGCTTGATATGTATGGCCACCCACTACTTTTTTCTGCTTATGCAGCATGCGGCCGGTCATACCTGGCTGCTGGCTGCACACTCCAGTGCCCAGTGAGTGCGTGGCAATGTTGGTCAGAAGCCAACCAGGCATTTGCcttgtgtgccagatggccagtccaaacATTCACCCACATACCTATATCAGGTTACCTTGTGTTGTGTCCGTTATCAGCTCTGCTTACATGCAGTGCACGGTGACCAGCTACGGCCCTACTCTTGGCACTAACACGTTAAGAAAGTTTGGTGTTAGACTATAAGTTCCAGAAGATGACTTTTTTCAAGCAATAAATATGTGAATTTTTAACATGCATGAGGTGCACATGTAGGATATTTGAAGCTGGCTCTGctactaatattttttaaattaattattactaatatttattgttttatatagcgctatcatattctGCAACACCGTACAGGCATACAGTTCtgggaaaaagtatttgcccccttcttgatttcttctgtttttgcatatttgtcacactgaaatgtttcagatcatcaaaatAATTTCAGGCTCTTCACTACCGGGTTTTTTTTGGTACCTGAAATATCGGAGCAACTTTGCCATTTTTGCCATGTCTTAGTTCAGCCATTTTTACCCCTTCCTGTGAATAGTATTCCCATTTTAACTACATATTGTTTCACTGAGCTTTCTGTTGACGCCATACTTATGTGATTAGCTGAACATTTAGTATGAgtgatttagtaaaaactagagaaaagCTGAAACAGACATGGCAGAAAATGCTCTCTAAGTGTAATAATTCAGTTGTCCTAATTTTGGAAATACCTCAGTTATATTAAATTTCCATACTATGCCAGCAGTTACCTGGAGACTTCCCTTGCGGTAAGCGGCCAGGACTGGTGTCAGCAGGCGGGTCCTGTGACGGCGATgggaggtcctgctgatgtcagtgggcggtcccgctgacgttaatgggagttcccactgacatcgggggcattcccgctgatgacagcgggaaacacccccatttaaaggaaaaatcagGGGGCGTGTCAGACCCCGCTCCCTTTGACCCAGATGGATTagggtcttgacctggagaaccagtgctcacccggcaatctccaggtcaaatccggagagttcccaggtatggttatacggcacataaggtgtacattacaGTTTCAAAACTGCCTTTTTATGTTTGCTATGCTGGTATTGCAACTCTAATTGTGaacaaagaaaccaaaaaatatctacaaaagtatatatttctgtaaagcagacaaccaaGAGTATCTCACCAGTAGCATTTAGATATTTGTCATGCAGCCATTTGGCCGCCAATCATTGGCAAAGTCAGCCATAGCAATAATTTCCTGCACtcttttcaccaacacttctgtgttgctgtGGATTTGTGGCACAGGTTATAATCTCTGGATtcagccatttggccaccaattaCTTCCAAAGGTAGAAATAGTAATACATTCCTGTGCTTTTTTCAGGATTTTTTGCACacgttatggcagagaaatttAGCCAGCTGTATCCAGCTGCATCtctcatatttttatatgttttttggcgttttttataACTTGCTGGGCaaaaacatattgatataatttGTGCCAATTCAAAATACCCCCATTCTCCCATTGTGGCTCACTCTAACTGAACATAAAAGTAGACAAAAATCTAATAATCTACTTTGGTGTGATAAATCATGAAGCATTCATCGATGCAGAGTCCTGGCAGAGAGGGACTGGAAACGCAGTGGAGTCCTTCATAATACCTTTCAACAGACTctgcatctttttcttttttggagcCTTTCGTTTGGCACCAGCTGGGGGGGTTGTGCAATGAAAATGCCCGTCAGTAAGATGCAGGACATTTTCAAATTCCACATTTGGCGTGATATCCTCTTCAAATTTTTACTTGGAACTCCACTCCAAGAAAGTGTAGGTCTCTCAAGTCCCACATTTCTTGTGCAGCACTTACGTATTAAACATGGCAACCTCCATAGTTGCCAATAACCCTGAATTTTCCAAGACAGTCCCTGAATTGTTGGGTCCTGTCTCTTCAAATTCGTGTATGTTTGAGGAGAAAAATACATTGCACTGTGCACTGAGAGCACTGCATTTAAACTGTATATGTCTGAGATATACACAGCCTAAACGCTGGTTAATGAGCTCTAGACACCCAGTATCTGTACCAGGTAGCCTGGAGCTCACTGCTCGCTGCAGGATCATGCAGTATCATATAATCCCGCCCACTTTAGGCTCTGCCCACTTTGTCCCTGGAGACCTGTTGGAAAAGGTGGCAACTATGAACCTGGGTCAGGTAGATGGCAACTTTTTAATACGTTTTGGTTTTACGCAACACCAGGTACGGCTGTAGACGCTGAACTGAATGATTTTGTTGTAGTCCATGATACACTGCTGTTTTAGGACCTGTGCATCACCTTCTCCTCTCACACCACTGGTGCCACTTGTTCATTGTGTATGGTGGAGAGAACATACACAACTATTTTGTCAGTTTACCTATGGGCCAGAATCCCTTGTGCAAAGCGCTTGTTGTAATATGGGGGTTGGTAAAATTGGATCTGTGCTCCAATTGGGGACTGTTAGCAGCTCAAAAAAGATTCGAGGGAACCAGCATTGGTTAGGCACATGGACAGGTTCAATACACTTCATTGTAGGAGGTGGAACTTTGACATCAACATCATCAGACACGTCAGATATTGGCTCAACATCTGACACTGTCAGAGTGGCTTCGTCAGAGACATCTGACACTGCCAGAATATCATACCCTCTTTCTGCACTGTAGAAGTGTTCCAAAACCCCCCTACACTATCCCAGTTCCCTTTAACATACTAATGTGGAGACCAATTCTGGCACAGCTGGTCAATGGGGCCAAAATTAGTATTATGAGCGGTGACTTGTTATTGTTGTAGTACTTAGCAAGCAGAAGTCATCAGTTGTAGTTCAAAGAATATGGAAAATCAAGGCTTCTGCATCCCACCACAATGAGCCATTCCTGTGCATTTTTAGTATTagagctccccctgctggccaTGCCAACCTATGGCACTTGCAGAAAGACACGGAATTACAGCCAGTTCAATAACAATGCACATTATTCGTTTTGTTTGGCTAATAAATTCGTCATTGCTGTACGCATGACTCGtctacaaaaatatacactacGTGTTTCTTTTGCTAAGGGcctctgtgaaaaaaaaacataaaactgcTATGTCACTTTAACCACTTTTACGCGCTGCCTGTCGGAATATGTAGTTTTCCGTTGCTGTGGGCGGGGTATTGTGCTTGTGCCGCACTACATGTCCCATGATTCCCTGTGACCGGGCCCAGGCTTGTATCCGGTGTCCTTGCGTTCGGTCATACACTACCCGGCTTCACCATGTTCTCCTCCCGTGCTTTTCTCCTTCTCCGCCGGGCTGCATTGGGCCAAATCCGGACATACGCAGAGGCTGCGCCCTCAGGGGCCCCGGGAATGAGTTTCACCTTCGCATCCCCGACTCAGGTCTCGCTATTAATGTTTAATGTCTGATTTGTACCTGTCATGTGGGGGGTGTAACGTGCATTGACATACGTGTGTGGGGCCGTAAGTACTCGTGCATATACCTTCTGTATAGCACACACACGTGTGAATACGTTAAAGCCTGCAATATATCTTAACATGGCACGTGTGGGGCTCTGAAAACTTAATGTATAATACTGTGTGGATTTGACAGAAGTAGAGATGAGGGCAGATCTGTCTCTTATGATGGCAATTACTATGTTTCTAAAATGATTATAATTCTCATCTTATGCGAGATGGCGAAtgttcccattgtacagcactgtggtatatgatggtgctatataaaacaataaaagatcATTTTGAGCACCACAAATGCTGTCAGTGCTATGTTAACTATCCCAGAGAGAACTGTTAATGGGATCACATAAGTTACAGTAGAGTGCCCTGTGTCACCTTCTGTACTGTGACATTGACGTGCCTTTCTGTCGTGTCTTGGTGACCCTTATAATCTGCTTCTATTTGTTGTTCtggaatactttttttaatttttctattaaaactATAATTTTTGTGTCATATGTTTCTCATTGAAAACCCTTGAGTTGCCGTCCATTCATTTGCACGGTATCAACCTCTCTATGTGTGTACTTACGCAAGGAAACCCAGAGAATGCGTACTGTTGGTACTCGCCAGATGTTTAGAAACTCTGCTGTAAGGTATTCAAGTGTTCAGCTCATTCGAGATGCTCTACTCTTTATTGGATTGGGTATAATTCCTTGGTCATCCTTAAAGGGTTTgccctttaaaaatgtatagtgatataaGGGCACAGACATGTTCCACTATCCTGCCAACCACTTCTTTGAAGTGACTAGTCCATGTTCTATTTGCGATGGGGAAACATGTCTTGTTTGGGTCAAGGAAACTTGAGTCTGCGGCCCTGAGTGCATAATGGTAGTTCAGCAAGGGGTGACTTTGTATGTTATTTACACTCCATGCAAGTTTGGAGTGGTGTTTTAGACTGGTCTCTCTATTTTTGCAGGTCTTTTATAATGGTGCAAATGTGAAGCAGGTTGATGTCCCAACTTTGACAGGAGTTTTTGGAATCCTCCCAGCCCATGTTCCCACATTGCAGGTGCTTAGGTCAGGCCTGGTCACAGTGTTCAGTGAGGATGGAACTCCCAACAAGTTCATTGGTGAGTATATTGACATTGTGCTCCTTTCTTATATAGGTACATCAGTCCATACCTCTTTCCTTAAACCCCTGGTACTTCCATTGCATTATGCCATGTTCTGGAGTCTGCTCATCCCTTCTCTTAAAGGGGCTATATTGTGGGCATGTCTTATTATCCTGCCAGTTTTCACACTGTATCACGTAAAAAGTAGGGCtacaacaactaatcgataaaatcgataatgaaaatcgttgccaactaatttcattatggattagttgaatcgattataagatgagggttttttcagaaaaatacccctctttttataatctgacctcaaatagaggtcagataataacactaagatccagatcccccgcagcgctgcaggggactcggatccttctctctgacagctggtGGGGGGATGTCTGTACGATGCGCGCACACAACCACCGCTACTGTtctccacttctgccggggcttctatgatggagcaccagtgtGACGTGACCTTCCTGTGCTCCACATAGAAGCCCAGCGGAGGTATCGGCCAGCACAGCGGAGGTGCACGTTGCACAACGTTCGCTGGCtggcagagaggaggatccactgcaggggacccagatcATTCTCTCTAGCAGCCGGTAGGCATCGGTGTGAGGTACCAGTTGATTAATTGGTCAAGATGGATAACTACTCCCCAGAGTTAtgtgacagcctggactcctcTAACTCTGTTATATCAAACGTTACTTTAAGAGAGTCTTGAAAACATATCATTCCAGACAAACAAATCCATTACTTAATGTAGCCTGATTGTATCCTTATATATGAATGGTTATTCATATATAGTGTGAAATAAGTATAACATTTCTGGCAGTTAATATTTGTTGCAACGGCGTAGGACTTGTGTTAGTGgtaatcaaataataaatacatctaaTTGCTTACAATCTTGTGaagtttttttgtcaaaaatcaAGAAGAGTTGCATTTGTTCTATGTTACATTACCACTGGTGTAAATAGAGCTAATAACTGACAGCACAAAAGTAACCTGcgcttttattaatattttctttgtctACTAGGCCTGTACAGTAAAAGTTACGTCCTAAAGTGTGACTTTTAGGACTTTACGCTGTATATGCCCAGGCAAGCTGGAgtaaggaggaaagagggggctTTTATGAATTCTCATTTTAACattctgtatattataatttttcatttaaccccttaaggactgtaTCTTTTTACCCCATTGAACCAGGTCTTTCTTCCACCTTTCTGAATAGATTTAAGGGAAGCAGTAGCAAGGGCCAAATTTATATTAACACATCTctctgcatgtgatatacttaccgccagtTAGCTCTAGCTCTGGCTTAGCGAATGCTATGTGCTAATGAGAACCCAGTCGGTAAACACTCCAACTTATTTCAATGGGGGTGCTTTCCTTCCATTAACTGGCAGCTTTTCAAGACATGGAAGCCTCCTGCAGATTTGAACCAGTTGCATCACACATGGCATTGTGTAAAGCACAGTCATGTAAATACTTGTGCTATTAGTTGCATCAAACATCTTTACCCAGGCCTAGTATTGTTACATGTACAGTGTATCTGACCCTTAGTGTCCTAAGTCTAGCTTGGACGGGTGACATTGAACTAGATTTAGTGCATGTAAATGACACTGGGGGAAAAGAGCAAAACTTTATGTACATTTTCCAGCTCTTCTGCCTTGAGTAACACAAACCTACTTGGCACACATTATTAGGCA
The DNA window shown above is from Spea bombifrons isolate aSpeBom1 chromosome 1, aSpeBom1.2.pri, whole genome shotgun sequence and carries:
- the ATP5F1D gene encoding ATP synthase subunit delta, mitochondrial; amino-acid sequence: MFSSRAFLLLRRAALGQIRTYAEAAPSGAPGMSFTFASPTQVFYNGANVKQVDVPTLTGVFGILPAHVPTLQVLRSGLVTVFSEDGTPNKFIVSSGSVTVNADSSVQLLAEEAFPLDMLDLSIAKSNLEKAQAELLSAKDEVAKVEAQIAVEASEAIVKALE